In Deltaproteobacteria bacterium, the sequence AATCCGGAAACCCCCATATTGATCACTTCTGCATGAATTTCTTTCTCGCGCAGCCTTTTTTGCAGTAAAGCAGGATACGTCTCTTCGTCTTGTACACCATGCCCTAACGTCACGCTGTCACCCTGAACCATAATGCGTATTACGCCATCGGGCCTTTTGATGCTGTATTCATCCGTGCCTCTGAAGCCAGCGGAATTAGTGTTGTATTGATATGCATATTCAGGTGACTGATGGATGGCTTTTACATGGCTAATATTTTTCCTTATTCCCCACGGCGCGCTTTCGACAAATCTTGGAACCCTATACTGAGGCGATAGGATTCGCACTGTAAGCTCCGCAAGAAAAAGAACTAAAAAAACAGAGATAAAAAAAGTTATTATTGTAAAAAAGATCTTTTTCCCTAAACGCAGTTCTTCCATTGTTGTCACCAAAAATTCACATTCACTGTGAAGCCGTCGACTAAAAAAATACGTAACGCGTTACCGGATTTGGGAAACACCGATATTTCTCCTCGAAATATGAGCGGCCCTGCCCGGACGCCACATGGATCTTGGAGGGGGGCACTGAAGACATCCTCCTGTTTTTGCTGTTGTTCTTCCGCCGCGATCACCGCAAGAGGCATTCCACCGACACCATCCAACGCCCCCACCGTGAGATTCGGTGACGGTCCCGGGTTGTGGGGCATCCTTTCAGACTGCGAGTCATAATTTGACGATCTGCACGTTCGTCATTGCTCTCCCCAGAAAATGCTCTCCAAGGTGTCGAAAGCGTAGGGGAACGTCCGTGATGTAGTACCGGTAGTCCGGAATGGCGTGGTCAGGGTTGGCCAGATGCTGATCTGCCAGCAGCCCTGCCGTAATCGTTGCCATGGCCTCGGCGGAATCGACGAGCTGAATGCCGGGGCCGACAAGATCCTTCAAAAGAGCTTTTAAAATCGGATAATGGGTGCACCCCAGGACCAGAGCATCGATGTCCTCCGCCAGGACCGGCCGCAGGTATTCCAAGGCTGTAAGACGGGTGACCTCATGATCCCACCACCCCTCTTCCACAAGGGGCACGAAAAGGGGACAGGCCTGAGAAAGGATTCGGATGGAGGGATCAAGAGCGTGAATCGCCCTGGTGTAGGCGTTGCTGTTGATCGTTGCCATGGTGCCGATGACGCCGATACTGCGGGTCCGGGTATGGGCCACAGCCGAGCGGGCCCCCGCTTCGATTACATCGAGAACGGGAACGGGGGAAAGGTCCTTCACGGCGGCGTGGGCCACAGCCGCCATGGTATTGCATG encodes:
- a CDS encoding glutamate racemase; translated protein: MKPENRQPIGVFDSGIGGLTVVRALMERLPFEHIVYFGDTARVPYGIKSVETINRYSTQITEFLLQQGVKLLIIACNTMAAVAHAAVKDLSPVPVLDVIEAGARSAVAHTRTRSIGVIGTMATINSNAYTRAIHALDPSIRILSQACPLFVPLVEEGWWDHEVTRLTALEYLRPVLAEDIDALVLGCTHYPILKALLKDLVGPGIQLVDSAEAMATITAGLLADQHLANPDHAIPDYRYYITDVPLRFRHLGEHFLGRAMTNVQIVKL